One Micromonospora sp. FIMYZ51 genomic window carries:
- the nadC gene encoding carboxylating nicotinate-nucleotide diphosphorylase, translated as MSEESVGLTAVRQRELRAVGLDPEQVRRIIENALAEDLGPELLDVTSVATIPAGQTDTADVVARADGVVAGLTVAAAVFELTAQVTGTDRTVEVSLSARDGARVARGDVLATVTGPTRVLLTAERTALNLLCRMSGVATHTRAWADALAGSKAMVLDTRKTTPGLRALEKYAVRAGGGTNKRMGLHDVAMIKDNHKFAAGGVAAAYRRVREAFPDVPVQVEVDTLAEAVEAVEAGAKFLLLDNMPPAVLTDVVAAVGDRAELEATGGLTLADAAAVGATGVDFLSVGALTHSSPILDIALDLRTE; from the coding sequence ATGAGCGAGGAGAGTGTCGGCCTGACGGCGGTGCGGCAGCGGGAGCTGCGTGCGGTCGGGCTGGACCCGGAGCAGGTACGCCGGATCATCGAGAACGCCTTGGCCGAGGACCTCGGCCCGGAGTTGCTCGACGTCACAAGCGTGGCGACCATTCCGGCCGGACAGACCGACACCGCCGACGTGGTGGCCCGGGCCGACGGTGTGGTGGCCGGGTTGACCGTCGCCGCAGCCGTGTTCGAACTGACCGCCCAGGTGACCGGGACGGATCGTACGGTCGAGGTGTCGTTGTCGGCCCGCGACGGCGCGCGGGTGGCCCGGGGCGATGTGCTGGCCACGGTGACCGGCCCCACCCGGGTGCTGCTCACCGCCGAGCGGACCGCGCTCAATCTGCTCTGCCGGATGTCCGGGGTGGCCACCCACACCCGGGCCTGGGCGGACGCGTTGGCCGGCAGCAAGGCGATGGTCCTCGACACCCGCAAGACCACTCCGGGCCTGCGCGCCCTGGAGAAGTACGCGGTCCGGGCGGGCGGCGGCACGAACAAGCGGATGGGCCTGCACGACGTCGCCATGATCAAGGACAACCACAAGTTCGCCGCGGGCGGCGTCGCCGCCGCCTACCGACGGGTCCGGGAGGCGTTCCCGGACGTGCCGGTGCAGGTGGAGGTGGACACCCTCGCCGAGGCGGTGGAGGCGGTCGAGGCCGGCGCGAAGTTCCTGCTGCTGGACAACATGCCCCCGGCGGTGCTCACCGACGTGGTGGCCGCGGTCGGCGATCGGGCCGAACTGGAGGCGACCGGCGGGCTGACCCTGGCCGACGCCGCGGCGGTGGGTGCCACCGGCGTCGACTTCCTCTCCGTCGGGGCGTTGACCCACTCCTCGCCGATCCTGGACATCGCGCTGGACCTGCGTACGGAGTGA
- a CDS encoding type III pantothenate kinase, whose translation MLLCIDIGNTNTVLATFDGDKLVHSWRIKTDARSTADELGLMFRGLLAGDAVEITGVAACSTVPAALRSLRTMLTRYYGELPSVIVEPGVRTGVQLAIDNPKEVGADRVVNTLAAYTLYGGPSIVVDFGTTTNFDVISARGEFLGGAFAPGIEISFDALAARAAQLRKVEATRPRSVIGKNTVECLQAGLYFGFAGQVDRIVERMAAEMGELKAVIATGGLASLVLNECRTITHHEPMITLIGLRMVYERNI comes from the coding sequence GTGCTGCTCTGCATCGACATCGGGAACACCAACACCGTGCTGGCGACCTTCGACGGCGACAAGCTGGTGCACTCCTGGCGGATCAAGACCGACGCCCGATCGACCGCCGACGAGCTCGGCCTGATGTTCCGTGGGCTGCTCGCCGGGGACGCCGTCGAGATCACCGGCGTCGCGGCCTGCTCGACCGTGCCGGCCGCGCTGCGTTCGCTGCGGACCATGCTGACCCGCTACTACGGCGAGTTGCCGAGCGTCATCGTGGAGCCCGGGGTACGCACCGGGGTGCAGCTGGCCATCGACAACCCGAAGGAGGTCGGTGCGGACCGGGTGGTGAACACGCTTGCCGCGTACACCCTCTACGGCGGGCCGTCGATCGTTGTCGACTTCGGCACCACCACCAACTTCGACGTGATCAGCGCCCGGGGCGAGTTCCTCGGTGGCGCGTTCGCGCCGGGCATCGAGATCTCCTTCGACGCGCTCGCCGCCCGCGCCGCCCAGCTGCGCAAGGTCGAGGCGACCCGGCCCCGGTCGGTGATCGGCAAGAACACCGTGGAGTGCCTCCAGGCCGGGCTCTATTTCGGTTTCGCCGGGCAGGTGGATCGGATCGTCGAGCGGATGGCCGCCGAGATGGGGGAGCTGAAGGCGGTGATCGCCACCGGCGGGCTGGCCTCGCTGGTGCTCAACGAGTGCCGCACGATCACCCACCACGAGCCGATGATCACCCTGATCGGGTTGCGCATGGTCTACGAGCGGAACATCTGA
- the panD gene encoding aspartate 1-decarboxylase has protein sequence MYRTMLKSKIHRATVTQADLHYVGSVTVDEDLLDAADLLPGEQVAIVDITNGARLETYVIPGRRGSGVIGINGAAAHLVHPGDLVILISYGQMDDAEARTYRPRVVHVDADNKVVELDADPSTAAPGTAGTPLPNPLSV, from the coding sequence ATGTACCGCACCATGCTCAAGTCCAAGATCCATCGAGCCACGGTGACCCAGGCGGACCTGCACTACGTGGGCTCGGTGACCGTCGACGAGGACCTGCTCGACGCCGCCGACCTGCTGCCCGGGGAACAGGTGGCGATCGTGGACATCACAAACGGAGCGCGCCTGGAGACGTACGTCATCCCGGGGCGGCGGGGCAGCGGCGTGATCGGCATCAACGGTGCCGCCGCGCACCTGGTGCACCCCGGCGACCTGGTCATCCTGATCTCCTACGGGCAGATGGACGACGCCGAGGCACGCACGTACCGCCCGCGGGTGGTGCACGTGGACGCCGACAACAAGGTCGTCGAGTTGGACGCCGACCCGTCGACCGCCGCCCCCGGCACCGCCGGCACCCCCCTCCCCAACCCCCTTTCGGTGTAA
- a CDS encoding septum formation family protein gives MQRATRSVLAALAVAALLAGCAGSGGLDGDLVDDWAALPPPGPFTPAAGVCHEADFAATISVPAYAPVDCAAPHRVETVHVGSFAGQLGEPPTSASAEMRTAFADCDKRASGYVGDSWQAGRLRLAVAVPSGPGWAAGSRWYRCDLMELTTADVGAEVVVRTGSLRDALRPPSALRLGCHQARTDRNRVVQALVPVDCAKRHDAEFAGVWRSPDRPYPKRGVDWAPFYAGCRSVLARYAGVPDDNALAFRSDVVVRPPSAGRWRAGDRGVRCYLWLNDRAVTGSLKNAGTAGLPVRTK, from the coding sequence ATGCAGCGTGCGACGAGAAGCGTGCTCGCGGCCCTCGCCGTGGCAGCGCTGCTCGCCGGGTGCGCCGGCTCCGGTGGACTCGACGGCGACCTGGTCGACGACTGGGCGGCCCTGCCCCCGCCCGGCCCGTTCACCCCGGCCGCCGGGGTGTGTCATGAGGCGGACTTCGCCGCGACGATCTCCGTCCCGGCGTACGCACCGGTCGACTGTGCCGCACCGCACCGGGTGGAGACCGTGCACGTCGGCTCCTTCGCCGGCCAGTTGGGCGAGCCGCCCACCAGCGCGTCGGCCGAGATGCGTACGGCGTTCGCCGACTGCGACAAGCGGGCCAGCGGCTACGTCGGCGACAGTTGGCAGGCCGGGCGGCTCCGCCTGGCGGTGGCGGTACCGTCCGGGCCGGGCTGGGCAGCTGGGTCGAGGTGGTACCGCTGCGACCTGATGGAGCTCACCACCGCCGACGTGGGGGCCGAAGTCGTGGTGCGGACCGGCTCCCTGCGCGACGCCCTCCGCCCACCCTCGGCGTTGCGGCTGGGCTGCCATCAGGCGCGTACCGACCGGAACCGGGTGGTGCAGGCACTGGTGCCGGTGGACTGTGCCAAGCGGCACGACGCCGAGTTCGCCGGGGTGTGGCGGTCCCCCGACCGGCCCTACCCGAAGCGCGGCGTCGACTGGGCGCCGTTCTACGCCGGCTGCCGTTCGGTCCTCGCCCGCTATGCCGGCGTACCGGACGACAATGCCCTGGCCTTCCGCAGCGACGTGGTGGTCCGGCCGCCCAGTGCCGGCCGGTGGCGGGCCGGCGACCGGGGGGTGCGCTGCTATCTGTGGCTCAACGACCGGGCCGTGACCGGATCGCTGAAGAACGCCGGTACGGCCGGCCTGCCGGTGCGGACGAAGTAG
- the lysS gene encoding lysine--tRNA ligase — MTQQSPVPVDPADDLPEQMKVRREKRERMLADGVQPYPVSFPRTSTLAQVRSRYADLPTDTATGDHVAVTGRVIFVRNTGKLCFATLRDGDGTEIQAMLSLDRVGAERLADWKRLVDLGDLVGVTGEVITSRRGELSVLAEQWAVTAKALRPLPVAHKPLSEEARVRQRYVDLIVRPQARQMVRTRAATVRSLRDSLHGQGFIEVETPMLQLLHGGAAARPFVTHSNALDTDLYLRIAPELFLKRAVVGGIERVFEINRNFRNEGIDSSHSPEFAMLEAYQAYGDYNTMAELTRNLVQQAALAVSGSTVVTHADGREFDLGGEWRSVSLFGVLSEALGEEVTVHTDRARLVEYADKAGVAVDPKWGTGKLAEELFEELVVPGLAAPTFVRDYPEETSPLTRGHRNEPGLAEKWDLYVLGFELATAYSELVDPVVQRERLVAQAQLAARGDDEAMQLDEDFLRAMEYGMPPAGGMGMGIDRLLMALTGLGIRETILFPLVRPE; from the coding sequence GTGACCCAGCAGAGCCCCGTGCCAGTCGATCCCGCCGATGATCTTCCGGAGCAGATGAAGGTCCGCCGGGAGAAGCGGGAGCGGATGCTCGCCGACGGTGTGCAGCCGTACCCGGTCAGCTTTCCGCGTACCAGCACGTTGGCGCAGGTGCGGTCGCGCTACGCCGATCTGCCCACCGACACCGCGACCGGCGACCACGTCGCGGTCACCGGCCGGGTGATTTTCGTCCGGAACACCGGCAAGCTCTGTTTTGCCACCCTGCGCGACGGTGACGGCACCGAGATCCAGGCGATGCTCTCACTGGACCGGGTCGGTGCCGAGCGGCTGGCGGACTGGAAGCGCCTGGTGGACCTGGGTGACCTCGTGGGGGTCACCGGTGAGGTGATCACCAGCCGTCGGGGTGAGTTGTCGGTGCTGGCCGAGCAGTGGGCCGTCACCGCCAAGGCGCTGCGCCCGCTGCCGGTGGCGCACAAGCCGCTGAGCGAGGAGGCCCGGGTTCGGCAGCGCTACGTCGACCTGATCGTGCGCCCACAGGCGCGCCAGATGGTCCGTACCCGGGCCGCGACGGTGCGCAGCCTGCGTGACTCCCTGCACGGGCAGGGTTTCATCGAGGTGGAGACCCCGATGCTCCAGTTGCTGCATGGTGGTGCGGCGGCTCGGCCTTTCGTGACCCACAGCAATGCACTCGACACCGATCTGTATCTCCGAATCGCGCCGGAACTGTTTCTCAAGCGCGCTGTGGTCGGTGGGATCGAGCGGGTCTTCGAGATCAACCGCAACTTCCGTAATGAGGGCATCGACTCTTCGCACTCGCCGGAGTTCGCGATGCTGGAGGCGTACCAGGCGTACGGCGACTACAACACCATGGCCGAGTTGACCCGGAATCTCGTCCAGCAGGCGGCGCTCGCGGTCAGTGGCTCCACGGTGGTGACCCACGCCGACGGTCGCGAGTTCGATCTGGGCGGTGAGTGGCGCTCGGTGAGCCTGTTCGGCGTGCTTTCCGAAGCGCTCGGCGAGGAGGTCACGGTGCACACCGACCGGGCCCGCCTGGTCGAGTACGCGGACAAGGCGGGCGTGGCCGTCGATCCCAAGTGGGGGACGGGCAAGTTGGCCGAGGAGTTGTTCGAGGAGTTGGTCGTGCCGGGCCTGGCGGCACCGACCTTCGTGCGGGACTACCCGGAAGAGACGAGTCCACTTACCCGGGGGCACCGGAACGAGCCGGGCCTGGCCGAGAAGTGGGACCTTTACGTGCTCGGGTTCGAGTTGGCCACCGCGTACTCGGAGTTGGTCGACCCGGTGGTGCAGCGGGAGCGGCTGGTCGCCCAGGCGCAGTTGGCCGCCCGCGGCGACGACGAGGCGATGCAGCTGGACGAGGACTTTCTCCGGGCGATGGAGTACGGAATGCCACCGGCCGGTGGCATGGGAATGGGAATCGATCGACTCCTGATGGCGCTGACCGGCCTGGGAATTCGCGAAACCATCCTCTTCCCGTTGGTGCGCCCTGAGTAG
- a CDS encoding ATP-dependent Clp protease ATP-binding subunit — protein MFERFTDRARRVVVLAQEEARMLNHNYIGTEHILLGLIHEGEGVAAKALESLGISLEGVRQQVEEIIGQGQQAPSGHIPFTPRAKKVLELSLREALQLGHNYIGTEHILLGLIREGEGVAAQVLVKLGADLNRVRQQVIQLLSGYQGKEPAAAGTAPGEAAPSTSLVLDQFGRNLTQAAREGKLDPVIGREKEIERVMQVLSRRTKNNPVLIGEPGVGKTAVVEGLSQKIIKGEVPETLKDKQLYTLDLGALVAGSRYRGDFEERLKKVLKEIRTRGDIILFIDEIHTLVGAGAAEGAIDAASILKPMLARGELQTIGATTLDEYRKHLEKDAALERRFQPIQVGEPSLAHTIEILKGLRDRYEAHHRVSITDAALVAAATLADRYISDRFLPDKAIDLIDEAGARMRIRRMTAPPDLRDFDERIAQVRRDKESAIDAQDFERAAQLRDKEKQLLGQKAQREKEWKAGDLDVVSEVDDEQIAEVLGNWTGIPVYKLTEEETSRLLRMEDELHKRVIGQEDAVKAVSKAIRRTRAGLKDPKRPSGSFIFAGPSGVGKTELSKALAEFLFGSEDALIQLDMSEFHDRYTVSRLVGAPPGYVGYDEGGQLTEKVRRRPFSVVLFDEIEKAHPDVFNTLLQILEDGRLTDGQGRIVDFKNTVIILTTNLGTRDVAKAVSLGFQASEDSDSNYDRMKQKVNDELKQHFRPEFLNRIDDTIVFHQLRQQEILSIVDIMIARIETQLRNKDMGLELTDSAKKYLAVKGFDPVLGARPLRRTIQRDIEDNLSERILFNELTPGQIVVVDCEGDPNNIDKSKLVFHGSDRPVEVPDAVPAELGGSTAAAGADEQAS, from the coding sequence ATGTTCGAGCGGTTCACCGACCGAGCGCGACGGGTTGTCGTCCTGGCCCAGGAAGAGGCCCGGATGCTCAACCACAACTACATCGGTACGGAACACATCCTGTTGGGCCTGATCCACGAGGGTGAGGGCGTCGCGGCCAAGGCCCTGGAGAGCCTCGGGATCTCGCTGGAGGGCGTCCGCCAGCAGGTGGAGGAGATCATCGGCCAGGGCCAGCAGGCGCCGAGCGGGCACATCCCGTTCACGCCGCGGGCCAAGAAGGTGCTGGAGCTGTCGCTGCGCGAGGCGCTACAGCTCGGCCACAACTACATCGGCACGGAGCACATCCTGCTCGGCCTGATCCGTGAGGGTGAGGGCGTCGCCGCCCAGGTGCTGGTCAAGCTCGGCGCCGACCTCAACCGGGTCCGCCAGCAGGTGATCCAGCTCCTCTCCGGCTACCAGGGCAAGGAGCCTGCCGCGGCGGGTACCGCGCCGGGTGAGGCCGCGCCGTCGACCAGCCTGGTGCTGGACCAGTTCGGCCGGAACCTGACCCAGGCGGCCCGCGAGGGCAAGCTCGACCCGGTGATCGGGCGCGAGAAGGAGATCGAGCGGGTGATGCAGGTGCTCTCCCGCCGTACCAAGAACAACCCGGTCCTGATCGGTGAGCCCGGCGTCGGTAAGACCGCCGTGGTGGAGGGGCTGTCCCAGAAGATCATCAAGGGCGAGGTGCCCGAGACGCTCAAGGACAAGCAGCTCTACACGCTCGACCTGGGCGCGCTGGTGGCCGGTTCCCGCTACCGCGGTGACTTCGAGGAGCGCCTGAAGAAGGTGCTCAAGGAGATCCGCACCCGGGGCGACATCATCCTGTTCATCGACGAGATCCACACGCTTGTGGGTGCGGGTGCCGCCGAGGGCGCGATCGACGCGGCGAGCATCCTCAAGCCGATGCTGGCCCGTGGCGAGCTACAGACCATCGGCGCGACCACCCTCGACGAGTACCGCAAGCACCTGGAGAAGGACGCCGCGCTGGAGCGCCGCTTCCAGCCGATCCAGGTGGGTGAGCCGTCGCTGGCCCACACCATCGAGATCCTCAAGGGTCTGCGGGACCGCTACGAGGCGCACCACCGGGTGAGCATCACCGACGCCGCGCTGGTGGCGGCGGCGACGCTGGCCGACCGGTACATCTCCGACCGGTTCCTGCCGGACAAGGCGATCGACCTGATCGACGAGGCCGGTGCCCGGATGCGGATCCGCCGGATGACCGCGCCGCCAGACCTGCGCGACTTCGACGAGCGCATCGCCCAGGTGCGTCGCGACAAGGAGTCCGCGATCGACGCGCAGGACTTCGAGCGCGCCGCCCAGCTGCGGGACAAGGAGAAGCAGCTCCTTGGGCAGAAGGCGCAGCGGGAGAAGGAGTGGAAGGCCGGTGACCTGGACGTCGTCAGCGAGGTCGACGACGAGCAGATCGCCGAGGTGCTGGGCAACTGGACGGGCATCCCGGTCTACAAGCTGACCGAGGAGGAGACCTCGCGCCTGCTGCGCATGGAGGACGAGCTGCACAAGCGCGTCATCGGCCAGGAGGACGCGGTCAAGGCGGTCTCGAAGGCGATCCGGCGTACCCGGGCCGGCCTGAAGGACCCGAAGCGCCCATCCGGCTCGTTCATCTTCGCCGGCCCGTCCGGTGTGGGTAAGACCGAGCTGTCCAAGGCGCTCGCCGAGTTCCTGTTCGGCAGCGAGGACGCCCTCATCCAGCTGGACATGTCCGAGTTCCACGACCGGTACACGGTGTCCCGACTGGTCGGTGCCCCGCCCGGTTACGTCGGCTACGACGAGGGCGGACAGCTGACCGAGAAGGTGCGTCGTCGGCCGTTCTCGGTGGTCCTCTTCGACGAGATCGAGAAGGCCCACCCGGACGTGTTCAACACCCTGCTCCAGATCCTGGAGGACGGGCGGCTCACCGACGGTCAGGGCCGGATCGTGGACTTCAAGAACACGGTCATCATCCTGACCACCAACCTCGGTACCCGGGACGTGGCCAAGGCGGTCTCGCTCGGCTTCCAGGCGTCGGAGGACTCGGACTCGAACTACGACCGGATGAAGCAGAAGGTCAACGACGAGCTGAAGCAGCACTTCCGGCCCGAGTTCCTGAACCGGATCGACGACACGATCGTCTTCCACCAGCTGCGTCAGCAGGAGATCCTGTCGATCGTCGACATCATGATCGCCCGCATCGAGACCCAGCTGCGCAACAAGGACATGGGCCTGGAGCTGACCGACAGCGCCAAGAAGTACCTGGCGGTCAAGGGCTTCGACCCGGTGCTGGGCGCGCGACCGCTGCGTCGCACGATCCAGCGCGACATCGAGGACAACCTCTCCGAGCGGATCCTCTTCAACGAGCTGACCCCGGGTCAGATCGTCGTGGTGGACTGCGAGGGCGACCCGAACAACATCGACAAGTCCAAGCTCGTCTTCCACGGCTCCGACCGGCCGGTCGAGGTGCCGGACGCGGTCCCAGCCGAGCTCGGCGGCAGCACGGCCGCCGCGGGTGCGGACGAACAGGCAAGCTGA
- a CDS encoding Lsr2 family protein, which yields MAKQIIHKLVDDLDGGDADETVKFALDGVQYEIDLSSSNAEKLRDVFAQYIAHGTKVGRGGVVVGGRAARGRGGATADREQNKAIRAWARKAGKDISDRGRIPQEIVDEYHAKAGH from the coding sequence GTGGCCAAGCAGATTATTCACAAGCTGGTCGATGACCTGGACGGCGGGGACGCGGACGAGACCGTCAAGTTCGCGCTCGACGGCGTCCAGTACGAGATCGACCTGTCGAGTTCGAACGCCGAGAAATTGCGTGACGTATTCGCCCAGTACATCGCCCATGGGACCAAGGTGGGTCGGGGCGGTGTGGTCGTCGGTGGCCGGGCCGCCCGCGGTCGGGGTGGTGCGACCGCCGACCGGGAGCAGAACAAGGCCATCCGGGCCTGGGCCCGCAAGGCGGGCAAGGACATCTCCGACCGGGGTCGAATCCCGCAGGAAATCGTCGACGAGTACCACGCCAAGGCCGGTCACTGA
- a CDS encoding A/G-specific adenine glycosylase → MTEPTFAGRVSRWYEQNARDLPWRRPGVTAWAILVSEVMLQQTPVARVVPAWHAWLDRWPKPAALAADSPAEAIRMWGRLGYPRRAVRLRECAVAIVERHGGTVPDRLEQLLALPGVGTYTARAVAAFAYGQRHPVVDTNVRRVVCRAVAGEPDAGPATRPADLVATEELLPVEPAAAALASAAIMELGAVICTARAPRCGACPVETTCAWRASGQVAPAGPTRRPQRYAGTDRQVRGLLLGLLREATGPVPQQRLDQVWADDVQRARALAGLVTDGLVEPVGEASFRLIGDGPPAPLAR, encoded by the coding sequence ATGACAGAACCGACATTCGCCGGACGAGTGAGCCGGTGGTACGAGCAGAACGCCCGGGACCTGCCGTGGCGCCGGCCCGGCGTGACCGCGTGGGCGATCCTGGTCAGCGAGGTCATGCTCCAACAGACTCCGGTGGCCCGGGTGGTGCCCGCCTGGCATGCCTGGCTGGACCGCTGGCCGAAGCCGGCCGCGCTGGCCGCGGACAGTCCGGCCGAGGCGATCCGGATGTGGGGACGGCTCGGCTATCCGCGCCGGGCGGTACGGCTGCGGGAATGTGCGGTGGCCATTGTCGAGCGGCACGGCGGGACCGTGCCGGACCGGTTGGAGCAGTTGCTCGCCCTGCCGGGCGTCGGCACGTACACCGCGCGGGCGGTGGCGGCCTTCGCGTACGGCCAGCGGCACCCCGTGGTCGACACGAACGTACGCCGGGTGGTCTGTCGAGCGGTGGCCGGCGAACCGGACGCGGGTCCGGCGACCCGGCCCGCCGATCTGGTCGCGACCGAGGAACTCCTGCCCGTCGAGCCGGCCGCCGCCGCACTCGCCAGCGCCGCCATCATGGAACTCGGCGCGGTGATCTGCACCGCCCGTGCCCCGCGCTGCGGCGCGTGCCCGGTCGAGACGACCTGCGCCTGGCGGGCCTCGGGGCAGGTCGCCCCGGCCGGTCCCACCCGCCGGCCGCAGCGCTACGCGGGCACCGATCGGCAGGTACGCGGGTTGCTGCTCGGACTACTCCGGGAGGCGACCGGGCCCGTGCCGCAGCAGCGATTGGACCAGGTCTGGGCGGACGACGTGCAGCGGGCCCGGGCGCTGGCCGGGCTCGTCACCGACGGACTGGTCGAGCCGGTCGGCGAGGCGTCGTTCCGCCTGATCGGCGACGGACCGCCAGCTCCACTGGCCCGCTGA
- a CDS encoding L-aspartate oxidase, whose amino-acid sequence MDSPTSGLPAVPNLLAAPAPGWVESTDVIVVGSGVAGLTAALHLREAGLHVTVVTKVNIDDGSTRWAQGGVAAVLDPADTPEMHASDTEIAGVGLCDPAAVRVLVAEGPTRLRELMRLGAEFDRNADGSLMLTREGGHRADRIVHAGGDATGAEIQRALHQAVRRDPWIRLVEHALVLDLLRAPGDGPDGLGPACGVTLHVLGEGSEDGVGALLARAVVLATGGMGQIFAATTNPAVSTGDGVALAMRAGAAVTDVEFVQFHPTALIVPEPARVPGAGHAQQPLVSEALRGEGAHLVDADGKRFMVGQHELAELAPRDVVAKGIHRVLLATGADHVYLDARHLGGDFLAQRFPTIVASCLAIGVDPGIDLIPVAPAAHYASGGVRTDLHGRTTIPGLYACGEVACTGVHGANRLASNSLLEGLVFSRRIADHIASGLPEQARPAETGAWRGNAGWVLPAAAVPTLQRAMTRGAGVLRSAATLDASAAELVELGTGRGTPRTADWEATNLLTVATALVAAGYVRRETRGCHWREDFPTADERWRGHLVGAIGTQGRLSTWWEDA is encoded by the coding sequence ATGGACTCACCGACCAGCGGACTGCCGGCAGTGCCGAACCTGCTGGCCGCCCCGGCACCCGGCTGGGTGGAGAGCACCGACGTGATCGTGGTCGGCTCGGGGGTCGCCGGGCTGACCGCCGCGCTGCACCTGCGTGAGGCCGGGCTGCACGTCACCGTGGTCACCAAGGTCAACATCGATGACGGCTCGACCCGTTGGGCGCAGGGCGGCGTCGCTGCGGTGCTCGACCCGGCGGACACCCCGGAGATGCACGCCTCCGACACCGAGATCGCCGGGGTCGGCCTCTGTGACCCGGCGGCGGTACGTGTCCTGGTGGCGGAGGGCCCGACCCGGCTACGGGAGCTGATGCGACTCGGTGCGGAGTTCGACCGCAACGCCGACGGCTCGTTGATGCTCACCCGGGAGGGTGGGCACCGGGCCGATCGCATCGTGCATGCCGGTGGGGACGCGACCGGGGCGGAGATTCAGCGGGCCCTGCACCAGGCGGTCCGCCGTGATCCCTGGATCCGTCTGGTCGAGCACGCGTTGGTGCTGGATCTGCTCCGCGCCCCCGGCGACGGCCCCGACGGGCTCGGCCCGGCCTGCGGTGTCACCCTGCACGTGCTCGGTGAGGGCAGCGAGGACGGGGTCGGTGCCCTGCTGGCCCGGGCGGTGGTGCTGGCCACCGGCGGGATGGGCCAGATCTTCGCGGCGACCACCAATCCGGCGGTCTCCACCGGCGACGGCGTGGCACTTGCCATGCGGGCCGGCGCGGCCGTCACCGACGTGGAGTTCGTGCAGTTCCACCCGACCGCGTTGATCGTGCCGGAACCCGCCCGGGTGCCGGGTGCCGGGCACGCCCAGCAACCGTTGGTGTCGGAGGCGCTGCGGGGCGAGGGTGCGCACCTGGTGGACGCGGACGGCAAGCGGTTCATGGTCGGCCAGCACGAGTTGGCCGAGCTGGCCCCACGGGACGTGGTGGCCAAGGGCATTCACCGGGTGCTGCTGGCCACCGGCGCGGACCACGTCTACCTCGACGCCCGCCACCTCGGCGGCGACTTCCTGGCCCAGCGCTTCCCCACAATCGTCGCCTCGTGCCTGGCCATCGGGGTCGACCCGGGCATCGACCTGATCCCGGTGGCACCGGCCGCGCACTACGCCTCCGGTGGGGTCCGCACCGACCTGCACGGCCGTACGACCATCCCCGGCCTGTACGCCTGTGGTGAGGTCGCCTGCACCGGGGTCCACGGTGCGAACCGGCTGGCCAGCAACTCGCTGCTGGAAGGGCTGGTCTTCTCCCGGCGGATCGCCGACCACATCGCGTCGGGCCTGCCCGAGCAGGCCCGCCCGGCGGAGACCGGGGCATGGCGCGGGAACGCCGGCTGGGTGCTGCCGGCCGCGGCCGTGCCGACCTTGCAGCGGGCGATGACCCGGGGCGCCGGGGTGCTCCGCTCCGCCGCGACGCTCGACGCGAGCGCGGCCGAACTGGTCGAACTGGGCACCGGGCGGGGCACCCCCCGCACCGCAGACTGGGAGGCCACCAACCTGCTCACGGTGGCGACGGCGCTGGTCGCCGCCGGGTACGTCCGGCGGGAGACCCGGGGCTGTCACTGGCGGGAGGACTTTCCCACCGCCGACGAACGGTGGCGCGGCCACCTGGTCGGCGCGATCGGGACCCAGGGCCGGTTGAGCACATGGTGGGAGGACGCCTGA